A single region of the Halomicroarcula saliterrae genome encodes:
- a CDS encoding DUF7535 family protein: MSDADDGDDSRLPGPLRTVTPPSGTHPDAQMDVIGWLIFLGLLILLLPVLPLLLVIWLIDRARGALGRR, from the coding sequence ATGAGTGACGCCGACGACGGCGACGATTCGCGGCTCCCCGGGCCGCTCCGAACGGTGACGCCGCCGTCGGGAACGCATCCCGACGCCCAGATGGACGTCATCGGCTGGCTGATATTCCTGGGGCTGCTCATCCTGTTGCTCCCCGTCCTCCCGCTTCTCCTCGTCATCTGGCTTATCGACAGGGCCAGGGGGGCGCTGGGGCGGCGGTGA
- a CDS encoding DUF7535 family protein: MSADSDEAGDSLLPEPLRSVTPSSRTRPNESMDAIGWGMLLGLLVLLFPLLPFILIVWLISKATEALTPS, from the coding sequence ATGTCAGCAGACTCCGACGAGGCCGGCGATTCCCTCCTCCCGGAACCGCTCCGGTCGGTGACACCCTCCTCGCGAACGCGCCCGAACGAGAGCATGGACGCCATCGGCTGGGGGATGCTCCTCGGGTTGCTCGTCCTGCTCTTTCCGCTGCTCCCGTTCATCCTCATCGTCTGGCTCATCTCGAAAGCGACCGAAGCGCTGACACCGAGTTAG
- a CDS encoding ornithine cyclodeaminase family protein (catalyzes the interconversion of alanine and pyruvate), whose product MQTLLLGPDDVAEHADLPSVIDAVAAAFAADARGDTIMPAKSYIDLPAYNGDFRSMPAYVHAGDWDAAAVKWVNVHPDNPADHDLPTVLGTLIYSDPETAFPLSVMDGTNLTRLRTGAAAAVATDHLAVPDADSLGLVGAGVQSYTQLEAIAAVRDIERVVIADQSAEKQQAFVDQFAGRFDARAGSIAEAAACDVLSTITPVESPIVDREWLGEHTHVNAIGADAAGKHEHADRTLLDAKLVIDDYEQCTHSGEINVPWSEGVLRDDDIYGELGAIVAGELAGREPSDGLTLFDSTGLAIQDVAAAHVAYENAREAGEGTEFSLVGT is encoded by the coding sequence ATGCAGACGCTGTTGCTCGGTCCCGACGACGTGGCGGAACACGCCGATCTGCCGTCGGTCATCGACGCCGTGGCGGCCGCGTTCGCGGCCGATGCCCGCGGCGACACCATCATGCCGGCCAAGTCCTACATCGACCTCCCCGCGTACAACGGCGACTTCCGGTCGATGCCGGCGTACGTCCATGCGGGCGACTGGGACGCCGCGGCTGTGAAGTGGGTCAACGTCCATCCGGACAACCCCGCCGACCACGACCTGCCCACGGTACTGGGGACGCTCATCTATTCGGACCCCGAGACAGCGTTCCCGCTTTCGGTGATGGACGGGACGAACCTCACACGCCTGCGGACGGGCGCGGCGGCCGCGGTGGCGACCGACCATCTCGCTGTCCCCGACGCGGACTCGCTGGGGCTCGTCGGGGCCGGCGTCCAGTCGTACACCCAACTGGAAGCTATCGCGGCGGTGCGGGACATCGAGCGGGTGGTCATCGCCGACCAGAGCGCCGAGAAACAGCAGGCCTTCGTCGACCAGTTCGCCGGACGCTTCGACGCCCGGGCGGGGTCTATCGCCGAGGCCGCTGCGTGTGACGTGCTCTCGACGATAACCCCCGTCGAGTCGCCCATCGTCGACCGGGAGTGGCTGGGCGAGCACACTCACGTCAACGCTATCGGGGCCGACGCCGCCGGGAAGCACGAACACGCCGACCGGACCCTGCTCGACGCGAAGCTCGTCATCGACGACTACGAGCAGTGCACCCACTCCGGTGAAATCAACGTCCCGTGGAGCGAGGGCGTCCTGCGCGACGACGACATCTACGGGGAACTCGGCGCTATCGTCGCCGGCGAGCTGGCCGGGCGGGAGCCGAGTGACGGTCTCACCCTCTTTGACTCGACGGGACTGGCGATTCAGGACGTGGCGGCGGCCCACGTCGCCTACGAGAACGCCCGCGAGGCCGGCGAGGGGACCGAGTTCTCGCTCGTGGGGACCTAA
- a CDS encoding PIN domain-containing protein has translation MKVLNATFLIDYLNGVDATAEYLLAHDDERFILPAPAYAEILVGEGNAPDGDVAAVKADLSWGEVYETDEETAEIAGEIASEVGPQGPFLVGMDGLIAAVGRELDAPVVSGDSDLTREETKQVVDVEEYR, from the coding sequence ATGAAAGTACTCAACGCGACGTTTCTCATCGACTATCTCAACGGTGTCGACGCCACCGCCGAGTACCTACTGGCCCATGACGATGAACGGTTCATTCTCCCGGCCCCAGCGTACGCCGAGATCCTTGTCGGAGAGGGGAACGCCCCGGACGGGGATGTAGCAGCGGTAAAAGCTGACCTCTCGTGGGGTGAGGTTTACGAGACCGACGAGGAGACGGCAGAGATAGCCGGCGAAATCGCTAGCGAGGTTGGACCGCAAGGCCCGTTCCTCGTGGGGATGGACGGTCTCATCGCTGCCGTGGGCCGGGAACTTGATGCGCCCGTGGTCTCCGGGGACAGTGACCTCACGCGCGAAGAGACCAAACAGGTCGTTGACGTCGAAGAGTACCGTTGA
- a CDS encoding antitoxin VapB family protein — translation MATADEQIRVSDTVKRELDRRRREGESYNDVLQRMLEDDRDLMAGFGRWSDKQADRVRKTREKSKQKSKDRMRRLADDE, via the coding sequence ATGGCGACCGCAGATGAGCAGATTCGAGTTAGTGATACGGTGAAGCGAGAACTTGACCGCCGCCGGCGGGAGGGCGAGAGCTATAACGATGTGTTGCAGCGGATGCTTGAGGACGACCGCGACCTCATGGCTGGGTTCGGCCGGTGGTCGGACAAACAGGCTGACCGGGTCCGAAAGACACGTGAAAAGTCCAAGCAGAAGTCGAAAGACCGGATGCGTCGGCTGGCGGATGACGAATGA